The following coding sequences lie in one Candidatus Nealsonbacteria bacterium genomic window:
- a CDS encoding phosphoglycerate kinase, which produces MKLLKNYKFRGKTVLVRCDFNVSFDEKGVIYDDFRIRSALPTIQYLLSWGAKIILMTHLGDKKSSKKILPRIEELLNEKVSFIQEPNSEIEAEIKNDPFPKVYLLENLRFFDGEKNNSIEFAKKIARLGDHYVNEAFSVCHREHASVFWLPKLLPNCAGIELVKEVNVLSKVRKDPRRPLVVIIGGAKISSKAKVINSFLLMADHVLLGGKLANDVLVVKGMSPNRSWPEEDVVNVIKTIELTSPKIHLPVDLIVSDSSCDDCLHIIAPGATKKDDNIFDIGPETIRMYSDIIKDAKMIIWAGPLGLFEDSRFENGTREIGKAISRNFGAFRIIGGGDTGLALHKFKIRDNMDHVSTGGGAMLYFLTQGNLPGLKVLGYED; this is translated from the coding sequence ATGAAATTACTTAAAAATTATAAGTTTAGAGGTAAAACAGTTTTAGTTAGGTGTGACTTTAATGTTTCCTTTGATGAAAAGGGAGTTATTTATGATGATTTCAGAATAAGATCAGCTTTGCCAACTATACAATATCTTCTTTCTTGGGGGGCAAAAATTATTCTAATGACTCATTTGGGGGACAAAAAGAGTTCTAAAAAAATACTTCCCAGAATCGAAGAATTATTGAATGAGAAGGTTTCTTTTATTCAAGAGCCAAACAGTGAGATTGAGGCCGAAATTAAAAATGATCCATTTCCCAAAGTTTATCTCTTAGAGAACTTGAGATTTTTCGATGGAGAAAAAAATAATAGTATTGAATTTGCAAAAAAAATAGCTAGATTGGGAGATCATTATGTAAATGAGGCTTTTTCGGTTTGTCACAGAGAACACGCTTCGGTTTTTTGGCTTCCCAAATTATTACCTAATTGTGCCGGAATAGAGCTAGTAAAAGAGGTTAACGTTCTCTCGAAGGTAAGAAAAGATCCACGGAGACCATTGGTAGTAATAATTGGGGGAGCAAAAATATCATCAAAAGCTAAGGTAATAAATTCTTTTCTTTTAATGGCTGATCATGTTCTTTTGGGTGGTAAGTTAGCTAATGATGTACTAGTTGTTAAGGGCATGTCTCCTAATAGATCTTGGCCAGAAGAAGATGTAGTTAATGTCATTAAAACAATTGAACTTACATCGCCTAAAATACATTTACCCGTTGATTTAATAGTTTCAGATTCGAGTTGCGATGATTGTCTTCATATTATTGCTCCGGGAGCGACTAAAAAAGATGATAATATTTTTGATATAGGTCCTGAAACTATTAGGATGTATTCTGATATTATTAAAGATGCAAAAATGATAATATGGGCGGGACCTTTAGGGTTATTTGAAGATTCTAGATTTGAAAACGGAACACGAGAAATAGGGAAGGCAATAAGTCGTAATTTCGGCGCATTTAGAATAATAGGTGGTGGAGATACTGGATTAGCCTTACATAAATTTAAAATTAGAGATAATATGGATCATGTATCAACCGGAGGGGGTGCAATGCTTTATTTTTTGACTCAAGGAAATTTACCCGGATTAAAAGTATTAGGATATGAAGATTAA